The genome window CCGACCTGCATCGAGGTCCAGACCGCGTGGAGTGTCCGGCTGAAGATATCCTGCCCGTCCTCATCCGTGCCGAACAGGTGAATCTTGCCTCCTTCGACCCCGAAAAGGTGGATATTGCCGGGTACGAAGCCAAACAGTTTATAGCGATCGCCGCGCACGAAGAACTGCATCGGCAGGCGCGTATCTTCGTCAACCTTGGTCACCCAGCGGAAATTGGTTGCCATCGACCGTTCGCGCGTGACCGCATGAATGAATGGGCGCAGCGAACAGCCGTTGCTGTCACAGAACTGCGGCATCTGCGGTGCGCCGTTTGTGTAATCCTTGTCCCGCCCGGCAATCGTCGGGTCGTAGGGTGACAGGAAGGGCGCGAACAGCCCCGACAGTATCAGCACGATCAGCACCATGGCCGCAATCATGGCGGCCCGTTGTTTCTTGAACCGCGCCCAGATCAGTTGCCGCTGCGAGGCGGTGAAATACGCCTCTTTCGACTTCTGGTCGTCCTGCGGGGCCGGGGATTGTGCGGTGGTATCTGTCATCGGCTCATCCCATGATGCTTCGGCGGACACGCGGGTCGATTGCGGCCAGCAGCAGGTCGGTCAGGAAATTCAGCGTCACGATGGAAGCGGTCAGCAGGAAGATGATCGCACCCGCCAGCTGTTGGTCGTTCGAGCGTGCCAATGCCTCGATCAGCAACGCACCCGCGTCCGTCAGGATCAGGATCAACGCGACGATCGGCAATTCGTTGAAAATCCGGTTCAGGTCGAAGCCAAGGCTGTTGACGATCGGCCCCAACGCGTGCCGTGCCGGATAGCGCCACAGCAGCTTGCGCCCGTAGATGCCGCGCGCCGAAGCGGCGGTGACGTAAAGCTTGCCAATCTCATCACTCATCAGCGCCCGGACGGTTTGCAGCGCAAAGGCGGTGGCCGACCAGCCCAGAATGAAGATCGGTAGCCAGATGTGTTTCAACAAATCGACAAACTTCGCCCCTGACCACGGCGCATCGCGGAATTCGTTCGAGAATAACCCCGTCAGCGTTTCCCCGAAATAGACCGTCGCCGCCAGCATAATCATCAGCGCCAGCAGGAAGTTCGGCAGCGCCAGCCCGAGGTACGAGAACAGGCGCAACCCGTTGTTCAGTGCGGCGGAATTGGTCGCAACCGAGATGATGCCAACCGGGATTGCAATCGCATAGGCCAGCACAAGCGAGGCCAGGCACAGCCCAAGCGACAACCAGAACTTGTCGCCCAGAAGCTGCGCGATGTTGACGCGCAGGATACAGCTGTCGCCGAATTCGCCCTGGAAGGCGTTGACGATCCAGCTGGTCCAGCGAACCAGGAAGGGGCGGTCCAGACCAAGGCGCTGGCGCTCTGCCTCCAACTCGTTGGCGATCTGGATACTGGACCCTTGCGTGTTCTTGAACGCCAGATAGCGTTCAGCGCAGTCGCCCGGCACCAGTTCCATCAGTGAAAAGACGATCAATGAAACGATAATCAGGGTGATCACCGCCATGACGGCGCGCACAAACGCAAATCGCGCGAATTGCATCATCTGGCCTGGTCCATCCCCGTTACATTGTCAGTGGGTTTCGCCCCGAATCCCGGATCTTTGTCCGGGTAAGGTTGCGGGCGACACGCGCCGCCCGCAACTGTTTTCTTTCAACCAAAGCGGTCGATTATTCGTCCAGCCACCACTGCGTGGCGCGGTACGGATAGGTCCGATAGTACTCGTAAGAATGTGTCTGGAACTCGATGAAGTTCTTCAGATCGTTGTTACGATAGATCGGAGCAGGCGCGCGAACCGTGCCGATGAACAGCAGGTTTTCGACCATGTTCTTCACCATACGCTCACCAATCTGCTTGAACTCATCACCCGACTGGTCCGCGGACTGGAAGGCGTTGATGTCAGCGATTAGCTGCTTGACGTACTCGGGCGGCTCAATACCGTCCGAGCCTCCGCTGTCGACATATGCTGCCCACAGCATACCGGTCCGGTTGCCGAAGTAGTTCTCGAACGGCGGCACCCACAGTTCGTTGTTGCCCAGAACGATGGCCAGCGGCTGCGACTTGCGCCACATGGAAACGTCCAGCTGGTTCGAGGACTGGGCCGAGCGATACTCGTCCGGCGTCACCTCTTTCACGACCGAGTCGATGCCGACATCGCGCCAGTACTGGCTGACCAGTTCCACCGTCTGCCCGGCGATGCCTTGCGTCGAATAGTTCAGGTTCAGCACCAGTTTGTCACCATTGGGCATTTCGCGCAGCCCGTCACCATCGGTGTCGGCCAGGCCCATTGCATCCAGCTTGGCATTTGCCGCATCCGGATCGAAATCCGTCATGTAGCTTTCCCAGGCCGGATCAACAAACTCCGGCAGCGGCGAGAAGCCGACATACTGGGTGCCGTTACCCAGACCGAAGAACGCCGTTTCGTTCAGCTCATCGCGGTTGATGGCAATCGACATCGCCTCACGGAAGCTCAGATCGCCAAAGATGGCGCGCTTGGCTTCATCTTCATGCGTCACGTTGAAGCCAAAGGCACCCAGCGTGATTTCCGGCTTGAGGTAGATCGAATAGTTGCCGGCCTCCTGATTTTCCAGAAGAAGCGGTGCCGAAGGCAGCTGCAGCGACTGTGACTTATAGTCAACTTCGCCATTCACCAGCTTCAGGATCCGAACTTCGTTGTCGTTGATATAGACTTCGTCCTGCTCACCGATATAGGGCAGCTGCTGGCCGGTCGTATCAACCTGGTGGAAGTAGGGGTTGGCCACAAGGTGGCGACCCTCGGTCGTGTCGGTCACATAGATATGCGATTCCAGCGTCGGCAGCGTTGCCTTGGGCAGACCACCAACAAGGTCCGGCTTGGACAGCATCGGTGACGGCGTGTCCGTCCAGTCCGAATTGCCCCAATAGGCCTTGATCGCGTCATAGCCGTTTTCAAAGCCGAGGCTTTGGGCAAGGCTGTCTGCGTCAGCATTGATACCGGGGTGAAACTGACCCAGGAAATGCTTGGGCTGGAAGCCCTGACCGAAGTGCGTGGCAAAGTGTGCCAGCAGACCGGGCTTGGGTGCCGGCAGGTTGAAGACCACTGTGGTCTCATCCGGGGCATCAACGGTCATCCGCTCACCCGCGACGGTCACGTAATCCTTCGGCGCTTCGAAGATATTCGTGTCCATATGCAGATCGTCATACCAGAACTTGACGTCTGCACTGGTAAACGGCGCACCGTCCGACCATTTGTGACCGGCACGCAGGTGGAATGTCAGCTGGGTGAAATCATCGTTCCATTCCCAGGACTTGGCAATGTTTGGCACGATGGTCTGAAGGTCATCGGAATACCGGACCAGGTTGACGTGGCGCACCGACAGGAAGTCAGAGGTACCAGCCTCGGTCGCGTTGGACAGAACGTCCAGCGTCCCGCCGTATTTGCCCACACCCGCATAAGGCACCACGACCAGCGGTTCGGACGGCAGACGATCTGCCAGGTCAGGCAGGTCGCCGTTGCCTGCGATCTGACCGTTCAGCGCGGCTGAATCGGGGTTCGCTGAAAACTCCATGGTGCAGCCCGCTGCATCCTGGAACTCTGCCAGTTCATATTGTTGCGGAAATTCACCCGCAGCGACGCCACCCATGTCAGCAACGCTGATCGCCGGGCAGTTGGCCAGAGCAGCACCGGGCAAGATGATTGCCGCCACCCCTGTCAAAAGAATTCGTTTCATGATCTCTCCTCGTTGGATCGTTAGTTGTTCGTGGGGCTCATTTTGCAGCAACGTTGTAACAACGCTGCGAATGTCACCCGGCCTTCACGCATGCGATCAGGTATGGGAAGTTGTTTTTTTATTTTCCCCCGTCGTCCCCGTCACGCAGTTGCGTCGGGCACAACTCTGCCCGCATGCTCGGCACTGTGTCAACAGATTCAAGCCCGCCTGTTTGGCCTTATTTGCAACCGTTTGCGCTTCTTTCCACCCTGAGGCGAGGGGCAGCCCGCTGACCAATCAGGACGACAGATTGACCTATCAGAAAAAACTATGATTGATAGGATCACATTTGCAACCCTAATGGAGAAGTCACGTGCGCCACGCCCAACTCCGCGCTTTCCATAACGTCGCCATCCACGGCGGATTTTCCCGCGCCGCCGAGGCCCTGAGCCTGACCCAGCCAGCCCTGTCCGATCAGGTCCGCAAGCTGGAGGCCGAATATGACATTCGTCTGTTTGACCGATCCCGCAAACAGATCGAGATCACCCAGGCCGGTAGCCGCTTGTTGGAAATCACCCGCCGCCTGTTTGAAATCGAGGATCTGGCCCGCGATATGCTCAGCGAAAGTCGCAGTCTGCGCAGTGGCACGCTGCGCATTGTCAGTGATACGCCTTATCATATCGTCGAACTTCTGGCCGCGTTCCGCGCGCGCTATCCGGGCGTTCAGGTATCGGTCAGATCGGGCAACAGTGCCGAGGTGTCGGCGACCCTGGCCAGTTATGAGGCGGATATCGGCGTGCTGGGCGAAATCCCATCGGGCAGCGAATACGACGTGATTGATCTGTCGCAAGCGCCGCTGATCGCTTTCGTCTCGGCAGGAAGCCCGCTGTCGGACGCGGGGGACATTTCCCTTGGCGATCTGGCGCGCAGCCCGCTGGTCTTGCGCGAAACCGGTTCGCGGACCCGTTCAAAACTGGAAGAGGCCTTCGCCGCAGCGCGCCTGAAACCCAGCAGCTATGTCGAGGCTGAGGGGCGCGAAGCGGTCCGCGAAATCGTTGCAGCCGGTGGCGGCGTCGGAATTGTCAGCGAGGCAGAGTTTGGCACCGATACGCGGCTGGTCGCCCTACCGATCCGCGATGCCAACCTTCTGATGGACGAGGCGCTGGTCTGCCTGCGCGAACGGCGCGACAGCCGGATGATCCGGGCGTTTATGGGGTTGGCGGCGGGGTAAGGCTGGCGACTGGCGTGGAGGGGGCGTTAACGATCAGGCGCCAAGCCGGGCGAGCGCCTGACCGGGGGTAGGCGACGAGCCAGTGGTGTGTGGCAATTTATGGTTCAGCGTTAGCTCCGGACTTCGAAGGATTCGCGACCCATCGAAATCGCCTGCCCGCGGGACGGTCAGGCGATCGCCCGGCGCCCTATCGGGCTTGATTCCGGGCGCAGAGAAAGCCGTAAACGTCCGCCCCAAACCAATTTCCCCTTCGGGACGGCTCAGATCACCTGTCGGTACAACCCGGCCAGATTTTCCACCGTCAGTTCCACCGGGTTGCCGCCGCAGCTTGG of Paracoccaceae bacterium contains these proteins:
- a CDS encoding ABC transporter permease subunit, coding for MMQFARFAFVRAVMAVITLIIVSLIVFSLMELVPGDCAERYLAFKNTQGSSIQIANELEAERQRLGLDRPFLVRWTSWIVNAFQGEFGDSCILRVNIAQLLGDKFWLSLGLCLASLVLAYAIAIPVGIISVATNSAALNNGLRLFSYLGLALPNFLLALMIMLAATVYFGETLTGLFSNEFRDAPWSGAKFVDLLKHIWLPIFILGWSATAFALQTVRALMSDEIGKLYVTAASARGIYGRKLLWRYPARHALGPIVNSLGFDLNRIFNELPIVALILILTDAGALLIEALARSNDQQLAGAIIFLLTASIVTLNFLTDLLLAAIDPRVRRSIMG
- a CDS encoding ABC transporter substrate-binding protein — protein: MKRILLTGVAAIILPGAALANCPAISVADMGGVAAGEFPQQYELAEFQDAAGCTMEFSANPDSAALNGQIAGNGDLPDLADRLPSEPLVVVPYAGVGKYGGTLDVLSNATEAGTSDFLSVRHVNLVRYSDDLQTIVPNIAKSWEWNDDFTQLTFHLRAGHKWSDGAPFTSADVKFWYDDLHMDTNIFEAPKDYVTVAGERMTVDAPDETTVVFNLPAPKPGLLAHFATHFGQGFQPKHFLGQFHPGINADADSLAQSLGFENGYDAIKAYWGNSDWTDTPSPMLSKPDLVGGLPKATLPTLESHIYVTDTTEGRHLVANPYFHQVDTTGQQLPYIGEQDEVYINDNEVRILKLVNGEVDYKSQSLQLPSAPLLLENQEAGNYSIYLKPEITLGAFGFNVTHEDEAKRAIFGDLSFREAMSIAINRDELNETAFFGLGNGTQYVGFSPLPEFVDPAWESYMTDFDPDAANAKLDAMGLADTDGDGLREMPNGDKLVLNLNYSTQGIAGQTVELVSQYWRDVGIDSVVKEVTPDEYRSAQSSNQLDVSMWRKSQPLAIVLGNNELWVPPFENYFGNRTGMLWAAYVDSGGSDGIEPPEYVKQLIADINAFQSADQSGDEFKQIGERMVKNMVENLLFIGTVRAPAPIYRNNDLKNFIEFQTHSYEYYRTYPYRATQWWLDE
- a CDS encoding LysR family transcriptional regulator, whose protein sequence is MRHAQLRAFHNVAIHGGFSRAAEALSLTQPALSDQVRKLEAEYDIRLFDRSRKQIEITQAGSRLLEITRRLFEIEDLARDMLSESRSLRSGTLRIVSDTPYHIVELLAAFRARYPGVQVSVRSGNSAEVSATLASYEADIGVLGEIPSGSEYDVIDLSQAPLIAFVSAGSPLSDAGDISLGDLARSPLVLRETGSRTRSKLEEAFAAARLKPSSYVEAEGREAVREIVAAGGGVGIVSEAEFGTDTRLVALPIRDANLLMDEALVCLRERRDSRMIRAFMGLAAG